From a region of the Cryptosporangium phraense genome:
- a CDS encoding LysR family transcriptional regulator, which translates to MELRSLQYFVTVAEELHFGRAAERLHIVQPAVSQQVSRLERELGVRLFERSSRRVRLTPAGARVLDAARETLAAAARVRVVAGQADGLRIGVASCVTDRLDRALARLHAAEPVLIDLPVVARLDAVRNGDLDLALVRGIVTAPAVTVVRVWSEPLAAVVSRDHPAAGKPAVGLDDLDPRGLRLASRENDPALYDAIVAALPAPPVRPPSGALLHALFEVGADPIGWTLLPAEQLASASSDRVRMVPLDPPVLVDGHVVASRATPEVCVRNYAAAFAD; encoded by the coding sequence GTGGAGCTGAGATCACTGCAGTACTTCGTGACGGTCGCCGAGGAGCTGCACTTCGGCCGGGCGGCCGAGCGGCTGCACATCGTCCAGCCCGCGGTGAGCCAGCAGGTCTCGCGGCTCGAGCGCGAGCTCGGCGTCCGCCTGTTCGAGCGGTCGTCGCGCCGGGTCCGGCTGACGCCGGCCGGGGCGCGGGTGCTGGACGCGGCCCGGGAGACGCTGGCCGCGGCGGCCCGGGTCCGGGTCGTGGCCGGGCAGGCGGACGGGCTGCGGATCGGCGTGGCCTCCTGCGTGACCGACCGGCTCGACCGGGCGCTCGCCCGCCTGCACGCGGCCGAGCCGGTGCTGATCGACCTGCCGGTCGTGGCCCGGCTGGACGCGGTGCGCAACGGGGACCTCGACCTCGCGCTGGTGCGGGGCATCGTCACCGCGCCCGCGGTCACCGTGGTCCGGGTCTGGTCGGAGCCGCTGGCCGCGGTGGTGTCCCGCGACCACCCGGCGGCCGGCAAGCCGGCGGTCGGCCTCGACGACCTCGACCCGCGCGGCCTGCGGCTGGCGTCCCGGGAGAACGACCCCGCGCTGTACGACGCGATCGTGGCCGCGCTGCCCGCGCCGCCGGTCCGGCCGCCGTCGGGCGCGCTGCTGCACGCGCTGTTCGAGGTCGGCGCCGACCCGATCGGCTGGACGCTGCTGCCGGCCGAGCAGCTCGCGAGCGCGAGCTCGGACCGCGTCCGGATGGTCCCGCTCGACCCGCCGGTGCTGGTCGACGGCCACGTCGTGGCCTCGCGGGCCACCCCGGAGGTCTGCGTCCGCAACTACGCGGCCGCCTTCGCCGACTGA
- a CDS encoding LLM class flavin-dependent oxidoreductase: MRIGTALISASSPADVVAAAADAARRGLDSFWTNQMPGGWDPLTLLALLDERPPEIGTAIVATYPRHPVTMASEAVTLQAARGGLALGVGPSHAWYVEQALGLSYASPLRHTREYLEVLRPLLHGRPARSHGVDTALDVRAEPPALLLAALGPKMLGLARELADGVVLTWVTPEVVAERIVPAVAPGARVVVGLGVVLTNDPDAAREQVARDFGMAGDLPAYRASLSRSGIASVADTVVIGDEPELTRALDRYRDAGATDVVLMPFGVRERALDVVSA, from the coding sequence ATGCGCATCGGAACCGCACTGATCTCGGCCTCCTCCCCCGCCGACGTCGTGGCCGCCGCCGCGGACGCCGCCCGCCGCGGGCTCGACAGCTTCTGGACGAACCAGATGCCCGGCGGCTGGGACCCGCTGACGCTGCTGGCGCTGCTCGACGAGCGCCCGCCCGAGATCGGCACCGCGATCGTCGCGACCTACCCCCGGCACCCGGTGACGATGGCGTCCGAAGCCGTGACGCTGCAGGCGGCCAGGGGTGGGCTGGCGCTCGGGGTCGGCCCCAGCCATGCCTGGTACGTCGAGCAGGCGCTCGGGCTGTCGTACGCGTCGCCGCTCCGGCACACCCGGGAGTACCTCGAGGTGCTGCGTCCGCTGCTGCACGGTCGGCCGGCCCGGTCGCACGGGGTGGACACCGCGCTCGACGTGCGGGCCGAGCCGCCCGCGCTGCTGCTGGCCGCGCTCGGGCCGAAGATGCTGGGCCTGGCCCGCGAACTGGCCGACGGGGTGGTGCTCACCTGGGTCACGCCCGAGGTCGTGGCCGAGCGGATCGTGCCGGCCGTCGCGCCCGGGGCCCGGGTGGTGGTCGGGCTCGGCGTCGTGCTGACCAACGACCCGGACGCCGCCCGCGAGCAGGTCGCCCGGGACTTCGGGATGGCCGGTGACCTGCCCGCCTACCGGGCGTCGCTGAGTCGCTCGGGCATCGCGTCGGTCGCCGACACGGTCGTGATCGGGGACGAGCCGGAGCTCACCCGGGCTCTCGACCGGTACCGCGACGCCGGGGCCACCGACGTCGTCCTGATGCCGTTCGGGGTCCGGGAGCGCGCGCTCGACGTGGTGAGTGCCTGA
- a CDS encoding RNA polymerase sigma factor, producing MTTSDRQLWEATAAGDDDAFGVLFDRHLKAVDNHCFRLTGNWALADDATAATFFAAWRQRSAVTLVHDSALPWLLTVATNTVRNEYRSRRRRAALLERLPVPRPAPDHADDVAQRLDDERRMAEVLAATEELPRAEREALALCVWSGVSYADAAQVLGIAEASVRSRVSRAKSRLSRLVLANAGGEDR from the coding sequence GTGACGACCTCCGATCGGCAGCTGTGGGAAGCCACCGCGGCCGGCGACGACGACGCCTTCGGGGTGCTGTTCGACCGGCACCTCAAGGCGGTCGACAACCACTGTTTCCGGCTCACCGGCAACTGGGCGCTGGCCGACGACGCCACCGCGGCGACGTTCTTCGCGGCCTGGCGTCAGCGGAGCGCGGTGACGCTGGTGCACGACTCCGCGCTGCCGTGGTTGCTCACCGTCGCCACCAACACCGTCCGCAACGAGTACCGGTCCCGGCGCCGCCGGGCGGCGCTCCTCGAGCGCCTCCCGGTGCCGCGTCCGGCGCCCGACCATGCCGACGACGTCGCCCAACGCCTCGACGACGAGCGCCGGATGGCCGAGGTGCTCGCGGCCACCGAGGAGCTGCCCCGGGCCGAGCGCGAGGCCCTGGCCCTCTGCGTGTGGTCGGGCGTCTCCTATGCGGACGCTGCCCAAGTGCTCGGAATCGCCGAGGCCAGTGTCCGCTCCCGGGTGAGCCGGGCCAAGTCACGCCTGAGCCGGCTCGTACTCGCGAACGCCGGAGGGGAGGACCGATGA
- a CDS encoding MerR family transcriptional regulator: MRLLTIGAFARRSGLTPKALRLYDSSGLLPPVAVDPESGYRFYDPAQLDTARLIAELRRIGMPLAEIRTVCTLDGPAAAEAVAAYWRRVTAENAVRARVAGLLLEHLSGRNTMSTTLTVRYATASEPGDVRDVNDDSVHASDHLLAVADGVRGPSGAAASAAAIAALVESGPADARLLSTLVDAVEDADRRVRAVGGDTTLTALVRNGSQLGLVHVGDTRAYLVRAGELVQLTTDHTWVQTQIDQGRLSLEGAAGHPQRALLTRALGVGASAVEADLGLRTALPGDRYLLCSDGVSAVVARPALHSALTTGDTPDDVVGALVRLVHDAGAPDNLSCVVADFVAV, from the coding sequence GTGCGCTTGCTGACCATCGGTGCGTTCGCCCGGCGTTCCGGGCTGACGCCGAAGGCGCTGCGGCTCTACGACTCGTCGGGGCTGCTGCCGCCGGTGGCGGTGGACCCGGAGTCGGGCTACCGGTTCTACGACCCGGCCCAGCTCGACACCGCCCGGCTCATCGCCGAGCTGCGCCGGATCGGGATGCCGCTGGCCGAGATCCGGACCGTCTGCACGCTGGACGGTCCGGCCGCGGCCGAGGCGGTCGCCGCGTACTGGCGACGGGTGACCGCCGAGAACGCGGTCCGCGCCCGGGTGGCCGGACTTCTCCTCGAGCATCTGTCGGGAAGGAACACCATGTCCACCACGCTGACCGTCCGGTACGCGACCGCGAGCGAGCCCGGCGACGTCCGGGACGTCAACGACGACTCCGTGCACGCGAGCGATCACCTGCTGGCCGTCGCCGACGGCGTCCGGGGCCCGTCCGGAGCGGCCGCCAGCGCGGCCGCGATCGCGGCCCTCGTCGAAAGCGGCCCGGCCGACGCCAGGCTCTTGAGCACCCTGGTCGACGCGGTCGAGGACGCCGACCGCCGGGTTCGCGCGGTGGGTGGCGACACCACGCTCACCGCGCTGGTGCGCAACGGGTCGCAGCTCGGTCTCGTGCACGTCGGGGACACCCGCGCGTACCTCGTTCGCGCCGGCGAGCTGGTGCAGCTCACCACCGACCACACCTGGGTCCAGACCCAGATCGACCAGGGCCGGCTCAGCCTCGAGGGCGCGGCCGGGCATCCGCAGCGGGCGCTGCTGACGCGAGCGCTCGGCGTCGGCGCGTCCGCGGTCGAGGCCGACCTCGGCCTGCGCACCGCGCTGCCCGGCGACCGGTACCTGCTCTGCTCGGACGGGGTGTCGGCGGTCGTCGCCCGCCCGGCGCTGCACTCCGCGCTGACCACCGGGGACACCCCGGACGACGTGGTGGGCGCGCTCGTCCGGCTGGTTCACGACGCCGGGGCGCCGGACAACCTCTCCTGCGTCGTCGCCGACTTCGTCGCGGTCTGA
- a CDS encoding aldo/keto reductase: MTTFSLGGDLNVGRLGYGTMQLTGPGTFGFPADQDTAVVVLRRAVELGVTLIDTADSYGPFVTDELVRRALHPYPADLVIATKVGVSRPRPGEWVPVGRPEYLRQQTELSLRTLGLERIDLLQLHRVDPQVPLEDQVGTLADLRDEGKVRHIGLSEVTVEQVEAARAVTPIASVQNLFNLVNRDAADVLEYAEKHDIAFLPWFPLAGTGLPDSQGAIAAVAARHGASINQLALAWLLRRSPVMLPIPGTSSVAHLEENLAAGRIALTDEEFAVLDRA; encoded by the coding sequence ATGACAACGTTCTCCCTCGGCGGCGACCTGAACGTCGGCCGCCTCGGCTACGGCACCATGCAACTCACCGGGCCCGGCACGTTCGGGTTCCCGGCCGACCAGGACACCGCGGTCGTGGTTCTCCGGCGCGCGGTCGAGCTCGGCGTCACGCTGATCGACACGGCCGACTCCTACGGGCCGTTCGTCACCGACGAGCTCGTCCGGCGGGCGCTGCACCCGTACCCGGCCGACCTGGTGATCGCGACGAAGGTCGGGGTCTCCCGGCCCCGGCCGGGCGAGTGGGTGCCGGTCGGGCGGCCCGAGTACCTGCGCCAGCAGACCGAGCTGAGCCTGCGCACGCTCGGGCTCGAGCGCATCGACCTGCTCCAGCTGCACCGCGTCGACCCGCAGGTGCCGCTCGAGGACCAGGTCGGGACGCTGGCCGACCTGCGCGACGAGGGCAAGGTCCGGCACATCGGGCTTTCCGAGGTCACGGTCGAGCAGGTCGAAGCCGCCCGGGCGGTGACGCCGATCGCCTCGGTGCAGAACCTGTTCAACCTGGTGAACCGGGACGCGGCCGACGTACTGGAGTACGCGGAGAAGCACGACATCGCGTTCCTCCCGTGGTTCCCGCTGGCCGGCACCGGCCTGCCCGATTCGCAGGGGGCGATCGCCGCTGTCGCCGCCCGGCACGGCGCCTCGATCAACCAGCTCGCGCTGGCCTGGCTCCTGCGTCGCTCGCCGGTGATGCTGCCGATCCCGGGCACGTCGTCGGTGGCCCACCTGGAGGAGAACCTGGCCGCCGGGCGGATCGCGCTGACCGACGAGGAGTTCGCGGTGCTCGACCGCGCTTGA
- a CDS encoding helix-turn-helix domain-containing protein: MTTLLGEFLAAHRARITPEQAGLRLYGDRRRVDGLRREELAMLAGVSSSYYTRLEQGQSRNASPQVLDAIATALRLDETERLHLHRLGDADSHPRRPGRRPVSEKPSPGLLQLLGAMPSVPAMVIGVRKDILAWNPLGHALLAGHLPFAAPATPASRPNMAKLVFLDPEMRALFGDWDARARADVGCLRLFAGEYPDDPGLAELVGALAVGSSEFAALWGDNRVTACGAQSYELQHPLVGRVTVTEQGLSAGELIAQRLVTYTAPAGSPSAEALTLLAQLVGDGPAAARP; encoded by the coding sequence GTGACGACGTTGCTCGGCGAGTTCCTCGCCGCCCACCGCGCTCGGATCACGCCCGAGCAGGCGGGTCTGCGCCTCTACGGCGACCGGCGGCGGGTCGACGGCCTGCGCCGCGAGGAGCTGGCGATGCTGGCCGGCGTCAGCTCGTCGTACTACACCCGGCTCGAGCAGGGTCAGTCGCGCAACGCGTCCCCGCAGGTCCTGGACGCGATCGCGACCGCGCTGCGGCTCGACGAGACCGAACGCCTGCACCTGCACCGCCTCGGCGACGCCGACTCACACCCGCGCCGTCCCGGCCGGCGCCCGGTGTCCGAGAAGCCCAGCCCGGGGCTGCTGCAGCTCCTCGGCGCGATGCCGTCGGTCCCGGCGATGGTGATCGGCGTGCGCAAGGACATCCTGGCCTGGAACCCGCTCGGGCACGCGCTGCTCGCCGGTCACCTGCCGTTCGCGGCGCCGGCTACGCCGGCCTCCCGCCCGAACATGGCCAAGCTCGTCTTCCTCGATCCCGAGATGCGGGCCCTGTTCGGCGATTGGGACGCCCGAGCGCGCGCCGACGTCGGCTGTCTGCGTCTGTTCGCGGGCGAGTATCCGGACGACCCCGGGCTGGCCGAGCTGGTCGGCGCGCTGGCCGTGGGGAGCTCGGAGTTCGCGGCGCTGTGGGGCGACAACCGGGTCACGGCCTGCGGTGCACAGAGCTACGAGCTGCAGCATCCGCTGGTCGGCCGGGTCACGGTGACCGAGCAGGGCCTGAGCGCGGGCGAGTTGATCGCCCAGCGTCTGGTGACGTACACCGCGCCGGCGGGATCACCGTCGGCCGAGGCCCTCACGTTGCTCGCGCAGCTGGTCGGCGACGGTCCGGCCGCGGCACGCCCTTGA
- a CDS encoding TetR/AcrR family transcriptional regulator: MPPRRSPVSRRDRPAKPPLSRDGVVAVALRILRAEGLDKVTMRRLAAELDTGPSSLYVYLRNMAEVHGAVLDALLADLPMPSGSDDPKADLVDLLSAYTALLYEHPSLARSVLALWPSGPNYLRLIDTTLGLLVALGVPPRPAAWGVDALLQYATSTAAEQGTRDENDSDWDGLTEAIARASNPFIARHRDELFSGTPDEKLRWTFTALINGIAGTETP; encoded by the coding sequence GTGCCACCTCGACGCAGTCCGGTCAGCCGCCGTGATCGGCCCGCCAAGCCGCCGCTCAGCCGCGACGGCGTCGTCGCGGTCGCGCTGCGGATCCTGCGCGCGGAGGGCCTGGACAAGGTCACGATGCGACGGCTGGCCGCCGAGCTCGACACCGGACCGTCGTCGCTCTACGTCTACCTGCGCAACATGGCCGAGGTGCACGGCGCGGTGCTGGACGCGCTCCTGGCCGACCTGCCGATGCCGTCCGGGTCCGACGACCCGAAGGCCGACCTGGTCGACCTGCTCTCGGCCTACACCGCGCTGCTCTACGAGCACCCCAGCCTGGCCCGGTCGGTGCTCGCACTCTGGCCCTCGGGCCCGAACTACCTCCGGCTGATCGACACGACGCTCGGTCTGCTGGTCGCGCTCGGGGTGCCGCCCCGGCCGGCCGCCTGGGGCGTCGACGCACTCCTGCAGTACGCCACGTCCACCGCCGCCGAGCAGGGCACCCGCGACGAGAACGACAGCGACTGGGACGGGCTCACCGAGGCGATCGCCCGCGCGTCGAACCCGTTCATCGCCCGGCACCGCGACGAGCTGTTCTCCGGCACCCCCGACGAGAAGCTGCGCTGGACGTTCACCGCCCTCATCAACGGCATCGCCGGAACGGAGACGCCATGA
- a CDS encoding FAD-dependent oxidoreductase, translated as MTTIAIVGAGLGGVTLARVLHVHGIPATIYEADASPAARTQGGMLDIHADEGQAALRAADLYDEFRAHVHPGGEATRVLDRHGTVLLDEADDGEGDRPEIDRGQLRRILLDSVPPGTIRWGRKVVSASPGRLEFADGSVGTADLIVGADGAWSRIRPLVTDVVPAYSGVSFAEVDLLDADRRHPEPAAVVGDGMLFALGAGQGFLAHRETDGSLHVYVALRKPADWIEGIGFEALLSEFAGWAPELRALISEADGPLIPRTINALPIGHRWDRVPGVTLIGDAAHLMSPFAGAGANLALLDGAELGLALAGHPGDPAAALDAYEEPMFVRSAENAAQAAAGLELCFADDAPRGLVDLFTGG; from the coding sequence ATGACCACGATCGCGATCGTCGGCGCGGGCCTCGGTGGCGTCACGCTCGCCCGCGTCCTGCACGTCCACGGCATCCCGGCCACGATCTACGAGGCCGACGCCTCACCGGCCGCGCGCACCCAGGGCGGGATGCTCGACATCCACGCCGACGAGGGCCAGGCCGCCCTGCGCGCCGCCGACCTGTACGACGAGTTCCGGGCCCACGTCCACCCCGGCGGCGAGGCGACCCGGGTCCTCGACCGGCACGGCACCGTCCTCCTCGACGAGGCCGACGACGGCGAGGGTGACCGTCCGGAGATCGACCGCGGTCAGCTGCGCCGGATCCTGCTCGACTCGGTGCCGCCGGGCACGATCCGGTGGGGACGCAAGGTGGTCTCGGCGTCTCCGGGGCGACTGGAGTTCGCCGACGGGTCGGTGGGGACCGCCGACCTGATCGTGGGCGCCGACGGTGCCTGGTCGCGGATCCGCCCGCTGGTCACCGACGTCGTCCCGGCGTACTCCGGGGTCTCGTTCGCCGAGGTCGACCTGCTCGACGCCGACCGGCGTCACCCCGAGCCGGCCGCGGTCGTCGGGGACGGCATGCTGTTCGCGCTCGGCGCCGGCCAGGGGTTCCTCGCGCACCGGGAGACCGACGGCAGCCTGCACGTCTACGTCGCACTGCGGAAACCGGCCGACTGGATCGAGGGGATCGGGTTCGAGGCGCTGCTGTCGGAGTTCGCCGGGTGGGCGCCGGAGCTGCGGGCGTTGATCAGCGAGGCCGACGGTCCGCTGATCCCCCGGACGATCAACGCGCTGCCGATCGGCCACCGCTGGGACCGCGTCCCCGGCGTCACGCTGATCGGCGACGCCGCCCACCTGATGTCGCCGTTCGCCGGGGCCGGGGCGAACCTGGCGTTGCTCGACGGGGCCGAGCTCGGCCTGGCGCTGGCTGGGCATCCGGGTGATCCGGCGGCGGCGCTCGATGCCTACGAGGAGCCGATGTTCGTCCGGAGCGCGGAGAATGCGGCCCAGGCCGCGGCCGGTCTGGAGCTCTGTTTCGCCGACGACGCCCCGCGCGGTCTGGTCGACCTGTTCACCGGCGGGTAG
- a CDS encoding response regulator transcription factor: protein MEQIRVVIADDQALIRAGFRVLIESAADLTVVGEAESGVGLVDLVRETAADVVLMDIRMPDVDGLTATREIVSDPSLRDVKVVVLTTFEIDEYVLQALRAGASGFLGKGVGPGELLEAVRVVHRGEALLSPKATMGLIGRFLAQPDATPRAVPERLEVLTDREREVLALVAEGLTNEQIAERLVVSPLTARTHVHRAMAKLGARDRAQLVVIAYQTGLVRQ, encoded by the coding sequence GTGGAGCAGATCCGGGTGGTGATCGCCGACGATCAGGCGCTGATCCGGGCCGGGTTCCGGGTGCTGATCGAGTCGGCCGCCGACCTGACCGTGGTGGGGGAGGCTGAGTCCGGGGTCGGCCTCGTCGATCTCGTGCGGGAGACCGCGGCCGACGTCGTCCTGATGGACATCCGGATGCCGGACGTCGACGGGCTGACCGCCACCCGCGAGATCGTGTCCGACCCGTCGCTGCGCGACGTGAAGGTCGTCGTGCTGACGACGTTCGAGATCGACGAGTACGTGCTGCAGGCGTTGCGCGCCGGGGCCAGCGGTTTCCTCGGGAAGGGCGTCGGGCCGGGCGAGCTGCTGGAGGCCGTCCGGGTCGTGCACCGGGGCGAGGCGCTGCTGTCGCCAAAGGCGACGATGGGCCTGATCGGACGGTTCCTGGCCCAGCCGGACGCGACCCCGAGGGCCGTCCCGGAGCGGCTCGAGGTGCTGACCGACCGGGAGCGCGAGGTGCTGGCGCTGGTCGCCGAGGGCCTCACGAACGAGCAGATCGCCGAGCGGCTGGTGGTGTCGCCGCTGACCGCCCGGACGCACGTGCACCGGGCGATGGCCAAGCTCGGCGCGAGGGATCGCGCGCAGCTGGTCGTGATCGCGTACCAGACCGGCTTGGTGCGTCAGTAG
- a CDS encoding sensor histidine kinase: protein MSRAFDACLAAVAAAVGTAGAVAAVHAPWPVVVLAIAGNLLLVVRRQWPLPVLVGVTAVTAVVWVAAGDPRPMALGCLIAVYTVAARTTRGIGLVAAAVTAVAAGVASNLATDASVFDARNVVPIIWIGLVAAAGVAVRNRRAYVAAVEERARRAEETREQEARRRVAEERLRIARELHDVVAHSIALVNVQAGVAAHLLREQPDAAEEALDHVRAASRSVLDELGTMLSVLRESDDPVAPSEPAPGLDRLDDLVETFRATGMRVDVRLTGAMQPVSTTASLAAYRIVQESLTNARKHGAEDRATVAVTFDEAAATISVRNPVGGPATEGTGHGILGMRERAAAVGGRLTAQQRGDDFVVDATLPYPK, encoded by the coding sequence ATGAGCAGAGCGTTCGACGCCTGCCTGGCCGCCGTGGCCGCCGCCGTCGGCACGGCCGGAGCGGTCGCCGCGGTCCACGCGCCGTGGCCGGTCGTCGTGCTCGCGATCGCCGGCAACCTGCTGCTGGTCGTCCGGCGGCAGTGGCCGCTGCCGGTGCTGGTCGGCGTCACCGCGGTCACCGCGGTCGTCTGGGTGGCCGCCGGCGACCCGCGTCCGATGGCGCTGGGCTGCCTGATCGCCGTCTACACGGTCGCCGCCCGGACCACCCGGGGCATCGGTCTGGTGGCGGCCGCGGTGACCGCGGTCGCGGCCGGCGTGGCCAGCAACCTCGCGACCGACGCGTCGGTGTTCGACGCGCGCAACGTGGTGCCGATCATCTGGATCGGGCTGGTCGCGGCCGCGGGCGTCGCCGTGCGCAACCGTCGCGCCTACGTGGCCGCGGTCGAGGAGCGGGCCCGGCGGGCCGAGGAGACCCGCGAGCAGGAGGCCCGTCGCCGGGTCGCCGAGGAGCGCCTGCGCATCGCCCGCGAGCTGCACGATGTGGTCGCGCACAGCATCGCGCTGGTGAACGTGCAGGCCGGGGTGGCCGCGCATCTGCTCCGCGAGCAGCCGGACGCCGCCGAGGAGGCGCTCGACCACGTCCGCGCGGCCAGCCGCTCGGTGCTGGACGAGCTGGGCACGATGCTCAGCGTGCTGCGCGAGAGCGACGATCCGGTGGCCCCGTCGGAGCCCGCGCCGGGTCTCGATCGGCTCGACGACCTCGTCGAGACGTTCCGGGCGACCGGCATGCGGGTCGACGTCCGCCTCACCGGCGCGATGCAGCCGGTGAGCACGACGGCGAGCCTGGCCGCCTACCGGATCGTCCAGGAGTCGCTGACCAACGCGCGCAAGCACGGCGCGGAGGACCGCGCGACCGTGGCGGTCACGTTCGACGAGGCCGCGGCCACGATCAGCGTCCGCAACCCGGTGGGCGGACCGGCGACCGAGGGGACCGGCCACGGGATCCTGGGGATGCGCGAACGCGCGGCCGCCGTCGGCGGACGGCTGACCGCGCAGCAGCGCGGCGACGACTTCGTCGTCGACGCCACGCTGCCGTACCCGAAGTGA
- a CDS encoding ABC transporter permease subunit: MTTTALERVTFRGTVASEWIKLRSLRSTTITLVALLAAVIGFGLIAAASVGSGTGPGRGASDPVGLSLAGVTLGQLIIGVLGVLVISGEYSTGMIRATFSAVPRRLPVLWAKTLVFGLVALAVSLVAAFGAFFGAQVVLGSDAASIGDEHVLRAVLGAAVYLAGVGLLGLALGALLRHTAGAIGALVGIVLIAPGLVSLLPDSWSDAVAAYLPSNAGNSIMALTTTSDQLSAGTGLAVFVAWIAVALAAAAVLLRRRDA, from the coding sequence ATGACTACCACTGCGCTGGAACGCGTCACGTTCCGAGGTACGGTCGCGTCCGAGTGGATCAAGCTCCGGTCGCTCCGGTCGACGACCATCACGCTGGTGGCCCTGCTGGCCGCGGTGATCGGGTTCGGGCTGATCGCCGCCGCTTCGGTCGGCAGCGGCACCGGTCCGGGGCGGGGCGCGTCCGACCCGGTGGGGCTAAGCCTGGCCGGGGTGACGCTCGGGCAGCTGATCATCGGCGTGCTCGGCGTGCTGGTGATCAGCGGCGAGTACAGCACCGGGATGATCCGGGCGACGTTCTCCGCGGTCCCTCGCCGGCTGCCGGTGCTCTGGGCCAAGACGCTGGTGTTCGGCCTGGTCGCGCTGGCCGTCTCGCTGGTCGCGGCGTTCGGCGCGTTCTTCGGCGCCCAGGTCGTCCTCGGCTCCGACGCGGCCTCGATCGGCGACGAGCACGTGCTGCGCGCGGTGCTGGGCGCGGCCGTGTACCTGGCCGGGGTCGGGCTGCTCGGGCTGGCACTGGGGGCCCTGCTGCGGCACACCGCCGGTGCGATCGGGGCGCTCGTCGGCATCGTGCTGATCGCGCCCGGACTCGTCAGCCTGCTGCCCGACAGCTGGAGCGACGCGGTCGCCGCGTATCTCCCGTCGAACGCCGGGAACTCGATCATGGCGCTGACCACCACGTCGGATCAGCTCTCGGCCGGGACCGGGCTGGCCGTCTTCGTCGCCTGGATCGCCGTCGCCCTGGCCGCGGCCGCGGTGCTGCTCCGCCGTCGGGACGCCTGA
- a CDS encoding ABC transporter ATP-binding protein: MIDVQNLSKSYGPKTAVHDLSFQVKPGIVTGFLGPNGAGKSTTMRMIMGLDAPTTGSVTVNGRPLRDHPDPLHQIGALLEAKAIHPGRSAYHHLAALAATNGVPRARVHEVLDLVGLHDVARKRAGAFSLGMGQRLGIASALLGDPRTVMLDEPVNGLDPDGILWIRTLLKQLAAEGRTVFVSSHLMSEMALTAEHLVVVARGRLVADVSVDEFVESASTATVHVRSPEAGALVPMLAGPGVTITSAERGVLDVVGLEASAIGEIAFRNRIVLHELATRHASLEEAFMTLTKDLTEYTTLEAAA; the protein is encoded by the coding sequence GTGATCGACGTCCAGAACCTCAGCAAGAGCTACGGGCCGAAAACCGCGGTCCACGACCTGTCGTTCCAGGTGAAACCCGGGATCGTGACCGGCTTCCTCGGCCCCAACGGCGCCGGCAAGTCCACCACCATGCGCATGATCATGGGCCTGGACGCACCCACGACCGGCAGCGTCACCGTCAACGGCCGCCCGCTGCGCGACCACCCCGACCCGCTGCACCAGATCGGCGCGCTGCTCGAGGCCAAGGCGATCCACCCCGGCCGCTCGGCGTACCACCACCTGGCCGCACTGGCCGCGACGAACGGCGTCCCGCGGGCCCGCGTCCACGAAGTGCTCGACCTGGTCGGGTTGCACGACGTCGCGCGGAAGCGCGCGGGGGCGTTCTCCCTGGGGATGGGGCAGCGGCTCGGGATTGCGTCGGCGCTGCTCGGCGACCCGCGGACGGTCATGCTCGACGAGCCGGTCAACGGCCTGGATCCCGACGGGATCCTGTGGATCCGCACCCTGCTCAAGCAACTGGCGGCCGAGGGCCGCACGGTCTTCGTGTCGTCCCACCTGATGAGCGAGATGGCGCTCACCGCCGAACACCTGGTCGTCGTGGCCCGCGGACGTCTGGTCGCGGACGTGTCGGTCGACGAGTTCGTGGAGAGCGCCTCGACCGCCACCGTGCACGTGCGGAGCCCGGAGGCGGGCGCGCTGGTGCCGATGCTGGCCGGCCCGGGTGTGACGATCACCAGCGCGGAGCGGGGAGTCCTCGACGTGGTGGGGCTGGAGGCGTCTGCGATCGGGGAGATCGCGTTCCGGAACCGGATCGTGCTGCACGAGCTGGCGACGCGGCACGCGTCGCTCGAAGAGGCGTTCATGACGCTGACCAAGGACCTGACCGAGTACACGACGCTGGAAGCGGCCGCCTGA